Genomic window (Rossellomorea aquimaris):
ATTATAAATAAAGGTATAATACATTTATAACAAAAACAAAAGGAGAGAACATACATGAATCAACAATTAGTCGTTGCCCTTAACAAACAGTTGGCCAATTGGAACGTCCTTTACACAAAACTACACAATTACCATTGGTATGTAACGGGTCCGGAATTCTTCACCCTGCATGAGAAATTTGAAGAATACTACAACGAGGCTGGAAATTATATAGATGAAATAGCAGAAAGAATACTGACGATCAAAGGGAAGCCAATCGCTACATTAAAAGAGTACCTTGAAACGGCTACCATTGAAGAATCCAATGGGAAAGAATCGTCCACTGAAATGGTGGATACCTTAGTGAAAGATTTTCAACAAGTTGTGACTGATTCCAAGAAAATCATTGAAGCAGCAGAAGGTTCTCAGGACCAACCTACAACGGACTTATTCATCGGAATTAAAACTTCACTCGAGCAGCATATTTGGATGTTGAATGCATTTAATACACGATAATCCAACAAATCATTGACCTGCATGGGCCTTGCTTTTTTATTCATTCGCCAACTCCAACCTTTTCCTTTAAAATCAAAGTATAGCGGTTGAAATGAAAGGATGATTGAAGTGAATCGTTCACTCACCATTAAAGAAAGAGCAGTCTCATTTCTGGAACTTGTCGCATCAGGGAACGTTCGGGAAGCATACGAAAGTCATGCAGGTCCTGACTTTCGCCACCACAATCCGTATTTTCCCGGGGATGCAGATTCGCTTATGTCTGCCATGGAAGAGAATGCAGCCGGGAACCCGGACAAGATACTCGAAGTCAAACGTGCCATCCAGGAAGGTGACACGGTTGCGGTTCACTCACATGTGAGGCAGAATCCAGAGGACCTGGGAGGGGCTGTCGTTCATATCTTCCGTTTCGAGAATGAGCGGATCGTTGAATTGTGGGATGTTGGGCAAGCCATTCCGGAGGATTCACCTAATGAGAATGGGGTTTTTTAATCATTCAATATAAAAAGTCGATTCCTATGGAGTCGACTTTTTTATGTTCAATTGTAGGCCAGGAAAAATTTCGAATGGCCTCATATTTGTTGCCACTCTTGTACACTATATTAATAAAACAAAATGGGTGGTGAAAGAATGTCTAAACAGAAGAATAAGGACCTTAAAAATAATAAAGCGATGCCGAAGTCAGATGTGGAATTTGCACAAAATAGACTTGAGAAGGTGGCCATTAAAGCCCAGGAAAGAAAGAATAAGTAAATAGAAATAAAAAATGAGAAGTTAGGCAACTTCTCATTTTTGGTCTTCCTCAATCGTTTAGTTAAAAAAGATTATTGAATGCTAATATCATTGATTTCCAAATAACCGGCAGGACTGATAGAAAAATCTTTTACGTTGTTTCGAATCGCCGCCATGTTTTCAATCACCCGAACCGGGATATAGACCGCGTCTTCCATTTGAAGCTCCTGAGATTTTGCATAAAGCTCC
Coding sequences:
- a CDS encoding DNA starvation/stationary phase protection protein; the protein is MNQQLVVALNKQLANWNVLYTKLHNYHWYVTGPEFFTLHEKFEEYYNEAGNYIDEIAERILTIKGKPIATLKEYLETATIEESNGKESSTEMVDTLVKDFQQVVTDSKKIIEAAEGSQDQPTTDLFIGIKTSLEQHIWMLNAFNTR
- a CDS encoding nuclear transport factor 2 family protein, with the protein product MIEVNRSLTIKERAVSFLELVASGNVREAYESHAGPDFRHHNPYFPGDADSLMSAMEENAAGNPDKILEVKRAIQEGDTVAVHSHVRQNPEDLGGAVVHIFRFENERIVELWDVGQAIPEDSPNENGVF